In Brassica rapa cultivar Chiifu-401-42 chromosome A06, CAAS_Brap_v3.01, whole genome shotgun sequence, a single window of DNA contains:
- the LOC103874658 gene encoding acyl-coenzyme A oxidase 4, peroxisomal, giving the protein MTVLSSTDRDNAEKKVKSSYFDLPAMNVFVAFPQATPASKFPTCTSDYYHFSELLTPEEQAVRKSEGVHGERSCPHYDRGLSIFVFVCLFTLILSLRDIILLSLIFTHQYWEKAEFPFHIIPKLGALGVVGGSIKGYGCPGHITANAIATAEISRVDASCGTFNLVLSLEKIVEFLGTGEVVRIKTTNGWCLPVDSLPSHVHCAITPAQLGDLSLSNFRF; this is encoded by the exons ATGACTGTGCTATCATCTACAGATCGAG ATAACGCTGAGAAGAAGGTGAAGAGTTCGTATTTTGATTTGCCGGCTATGAACGTATTCGTTGCATTTCCTCAAGCAACTCCAGCCTCTAAGTTCCCAACGTGCA CTTCAGACTATTATCATTTCAGTGAACTATTGACTCCAGAGGAGCAGGCTGTGCGGAAGAGTGAGGGAGTTCATGGAGAAAGAAGTTGCCCCCATTATGACAGAGGTTTGTCTatctttgtgtttgtttgtttgtttacttTGATATTATCATTGCGTGACATCATCCTTCTTTCTTTGATTTTTACTCATCAATACTGGGAGAAGGCAGAGTTTCCGTTCCATATCATTCCAAAGCTTGGAGCTTTAGGTGTTGTTGGTGGCTCTATTAAG GGTTATGGCTGTCCTGGCCACATCACAGCCAATGCCATTGCAACAGCAGAGATATCTAGAGTTGATGCAAGCTGTGGGACTTTTAATTTGGTCCTTAGCTTGGAGAAG ATTGTGGAGTTCCTTGGCACTGGAGAAGTTGTTAGAATTAAAACTACTAATGGGTGGTGCCTGCCCGTGGATTCTCTTCCTTCACATGTTCATTGTGCCATAACGCCAGCGCAGTTGGGGGATCTCAGTTTATCAAACTTTAGGTTCTAA